A window of the Streptomyces sp. NBC_00250 genome harbors these coding sequences:
- a CDS encoding response regulator transcription factor gives MIRVLLIDDQPLIRSGFRALLDIEDDIEVVAEAGDGREGLALAREHLPDIALVDVQMPVVDGIETTRRIAADPDLAGVHVVVLTNYGMDEYVFDALRAGAAGFLVKDILPEDFLHAVRVAARGDALLAPSITRKLIDRYVTQPPPASVRNRLTQLTNREREAVALVASGLSNDEIADQMVISPLTAKTHVNRAMTKLDARDRAQLVVLAYESGLVTPGGSGPF, from the coding sequence GTGATCCGTGTCCTGCTGATCGACGACCAGCCACTCATCCGCAGTGGATTCCGCGCGCTCCTCGACATCGAGGACGACATCGAGGTGGTGGCCGAGGCCGGCGACGGGAGGGAGGGCCTGGCCCTGGCGAGGGAGCACCTGCCCGACATCGCGCTCGTCGACGTCCAGATGCCGGTCGTCGACGGCATCGAGACGACCCGGCGCATCGCCGCGGACCCCGATCTGGCCGGGGTGCACGTCGTCGTCCTGACCAACTACGGAATGGACGAGTACGTCTTCGACGCGCTGCGCGCGGGCGCGGCCGGATTCCTCGTCAAGGACATCCTCCCGGAGGACTTCCTGCACGCAGTACGGGTCGCCGCGCGCGGCGACGCCCTGCTCGCGCCGTCGATCACCCGCAAGCTGATCGACCGGTACGTCACCCAGCCCCCGCCCGCGAGTGTCCGGAACCGATTGACGCAGCTGACCAACCGTGAACGCGAGGCCGTCGCCCTGGTCGCGAGCGGCCTGTCCAACGACGAGATCGCCGACCAGATGGTGATCAGCCCGCTGACCGCGAAGACCCACGTCAACCGTGCCATGACCAAGCTCGACGCCCGCGACCGGGCTCAGCTCGTCGTCCTGGCCTACGAATCGGGCCTGGTGACGCCGGGAGGTTCCGGCCCGTTCTAG
- a CDS encoding nucleoside/nucleotide kinase family protein, protein MPRMDAQQFDRLAARARALAERPGDGRPPRRVLGLAGAPGAGKSTLAARLVARLDGLAVLVPMDGFHLAQAELERLGRAGRKGAPDTFDAAGYTALLSRLRTPVPGTTVYAPAFDRSLEEPIAGAIPVGPEVPLVITEGNYLLHDEGAWAGVLPLLDEAWYLDLDARRRVPRLVDRHVRFGKDRAHAERWVHDSDEANARLVTRGRDRADLVVPMA, encoded by the coding sequence ATGCCCCGCATGGACGCGCAGCAGTTCGACCGCCTCGCCGCCCGGGCGCGGGCCCTCGCCGAGCGCCCCGGGGACGGCCGCCCGCCGCGCCGCGTCCTCGGGCTGGCCGGCGCGCCCGGTGCCGGGAAGTCGACCCTCGCCGCGCGGCTCGTCGCGCGCCTCGACGGGCTCGCCGTCCTCGTCCCCATGGACGGCTTCCATCTGGCCCAGGCCGAACTGGAACGCCTCGGGCGGGCCGGCAGGAAGGGCGCGCCCGACACCTTCGACGCCGCCGGATACACCGCGCTCCTCTCCCGGCTGCGCACCCCGGTCCCCGGCACCACCGTCTACGCACCCGCCTTCGACCGCTCCCTGGAGGAGCCGATCGCCGGGGCGATACCCGTCGGACCCGAGGTCCCGCTGGTGATCACCGAGGGCAACTACCTGCTGCACGACGAGGGCGCCTGGGCCGGTGTCCTGCCCCTCCTCGACGAGGCCTGGTACCTCGACCTGGACGCCCGGCGCCGCGTCCCCCGGCTCGTCGACCGCCATGTCCGCTTCGGCAAGGACCGCGCCCACGCCGAACGCTGGGTCCACGACTCGGACGAGGCGAACGCCCGCCTGGTGACCCGCGGCCGCGACCGCGCCGACCTCGTCGTGCCGATGGCCTAG
- a CDS encoding VOC family protein: MPSIALVTLVVRDYDEAIAFYTDALGFDLVEDTDRGDGSRWVVVRPPGAAGVGGLGNAGLLLARAKNDAEEASVGNQTGGRVGFFLHTEDFARDHARMTAAGVKFLEEPRHEPYGSVAVFEDLYGNRWDLLQPAARGA, encoded by the coding sequence ATGCCGTCCATCGCACTTGTGACCCTTGTCGTCCGTGACTACGACGAGGCCATCGCCTTCTACACCGACGCCCTCGGATTCGACCTCGTGGAGGACACCGACCGGGGTGACGGCAGCCGCTGGGTCGTCGTCCGCCCGCCCGGTGCGGCCGGGGTCGGCGGCCTCGGGAACGCGGGCCTGCTCCTGGCCCGCGCCAAGAACGACGCCGAGGAGGCCTCCGTCGGCAACCAGACGGGAGGCCGGGTCGGCTTCTTCCTGCACACCGAGGACTTCGCCCGCGACCACGCGCGCATGACGGCGGCGGGCGTCAAGTTCCTGGAGGAGCCGCGCCACGAGCCCTACGGCTCGGTCGCCGTCTTCGAGGACCTGTACGGCAACCGCTGGGACCTCCTCCAGCCGGCGGCGCGGGGGGCCTAG
- a CDS encoding DUF6232 family protein: MLWVGSAAFPLHNITRVEAFKLKPDRGAAFLRFLKWLFVAGLVYAAINYASEGEASGGGVFLVVLIALVVFVLKELFEPARPVLLVEMASGSAVVVTLPNVDELRDIAGLIARAIDNPAAEFSTVVRQFNSNTNNYGPVVHMNGGQNNRGISL; encoded by the coding sequence ATGCTGTGGGTGGGCTCCGCGGCCTTCCCGCTGCACAACATCACCCGCGTCGAGGCCTTCAAGCTCAAGCCCGACCGGGGCGCGGCCTTCCTGCGCTTCCTGAAGTGGCTCTTCGTCGCCGGGCTGGTCTACGCCGCGATCAACTACGCCAGTGAGGGCGAGGCGAGCGGCGGGGGCGTGTTCCTCGTCGTCCTGATCGCCCTGGTCGTCTTCGTCCTCAAGGAGCTGTTCGAGCCGGCGAGGCCGGTGCTGCTGGTCGAGATGGCGAGCGGCTCCGCCGTGGTCGTGACGCTGCCGAACGTGGACGAGCTGCGGGACATCGCCGGACTGATCGCCCGCGCGATCGACAACCCGGCCGCCGAGTTCAGCACGGTCGTACGGCAGTTCAACAGCAACACGAACAACTACGGCCCTGTTGTCCACATGAACGGCGGCCAGAACAACAGGGGGATCAGCCTGTGA
- the fusA gene encoding elongation factor G, with amino-acid sequence MRTHLVDRVRNLGILAHVDAGKTTVTERFLYLTGATHKRGEVHDGTTVTDFDPQERDRGITIFAAAVSCDWAGHRINLIDTPGHVDFSDEVERSLRVLDGAVAVFDAVAGVEPQSETVWRQADRHGVPRIAFVNKLDRAGAELDGAVESIRTRLGTVPLPVQLPIGREDGFTGVVDLVRMRAYVWADGADTYTDEPVPHDLGDEARHRRRRLEETVAELHPGALEEFCGEGALSAETLTGALRDLTLTGEAVVVLCGSAYRNRGIEPLLDAVVAYLPAPSDMPPVRGEVPADPEAPFTALAFKVSATATGRMTYVRVYAGTIGKGDTVLDAVGGRTERIARILRIQADRATEVDVARAGDIVAVVGPKGARAGSTLCAPGAPIVLEPPTTADPVVSVAVEARRSTDTGRLATALARLSEEDPSLVVRSDPETGQTVLSGLGELHLEVAVEKLRRDRGLEVTVGRPQVAYRETVTKGVTGLLHRHVKQDGGAGQFAHVVIDVEPLGEGEEFAFTSTVTGGRVPQEYVRAVEAGCRDALVEGPLGGHPVTGVRVTLTDGATHAKDSSEMAFRTAGRFALREALRASVMTLLEPVTDVTVTVPAESVGSVLGDLAARRGRVTDQTTRSGTAVVEATVPLAELFGYASRLRGRTQGRGTFTTRPAGYAPAPRGQAD; translated from the coding sequence GTGCGTACCCACCTCGTCGACCGCGTCCGCAACCTCGGCATCCTCGCCCACGTCGACGCCGGCAAGACCACCGTCACCGAGCGGTTCCTCTACCTCACCGGTGCCACCCACAAGCGCGGCGAGGTCCACGACGGCACCACCGTCACCGACTTCGATCCGCAGGAGCGGGACCGGGGCATCACGATCTTCGCCGCGGCCGTCAGCTGCGACTGGGCCGGGCACCGGATCAACCTGATCGACACTCCGGGGCACGTCGACTTCTCCGACGAGGTCGAGCGTTCGCTGCGCGTCCTCGACGGCGCCGTCGCCGTCTTCGACGCCGTCGCGGGCGTCGAGCCGCAGAGCGAGACGGTGTGGCGCCAGGCCGACCGCCACGGCGTTCCGCGCATCGCGTTCGTCAACAAGCTGGACCGCGCGGGCGCGGAGCTCGACGGTGCCGTGGAGTCGATCCGTACGCGCCTGGGCACCGTCCCGCTGCCCGTACAGCTGCCCATCGGGCGCGAGGACGGCTTCACCGGCGTCGTGGACCTGGTCAGGATGCGGGCGTACGTGTGGGCCGACGGCGCCGACACGTACACGGACGAGCCGGTCCCCCACGACCTCGGGGACGAGGCGCGGCACCGCAGGCGACGCCTTGAGGAGACCGTGGCGGAGCTGCATCCGGGCGCCCTGGAGGAGTTCTGCGGCGAGGGCGCTCTCTCGGCGGAGACCCTCACGGGCGCGCTCCGCGACCTCACCCTCACCGGCGAGGCCGTGGTCGTGCTGTGCGGCTCGGCGTACCGCAACCGTGGCATCGAGCCGCTGCTCGACGCCGTCGTCGCGTACCTCCCGGCGCCCTCGGACATGCCTCCGGTACGCGGGGAGGTGCCGGCGGACCCGGAGGCGCCGTTCACCGCGCTCGCGTTCAAGGTGAGCGCGACGGCCACCGGCCGGATGACCTACGTCCGCGTGTACGCGGGCACGATCGGGAAGGGGGACACCGTGCTCGACGCCGTCGGCGGCCGCACCGAGCGGATCGCCCGCATCCTGCGGATCCAGGCCGACCGGGCGACCGAGGTCGACGTGGCGCGCGCCGGGGACATCGTCGCCGTCGTGGGCCCGAAGGGCGCCCGCGCCGGGTCGACCCTGTGCGCCCCCGGCGCACCGATCGTCCTCGAACCGCCGACGACCGCCGACCCGGTGGTCTCGGTCGCGGTCGAGGCCCGCCGGAGCACGGACACCGGCCGCCTGGCGACGGCTCTCGCCCGGCTCTCCGAGGAGGACCCGTCGCTCGTCGTGCGGTCCGACCCGGAGACGGGCCAGACCGTCCTGTCGGGTCTCGGCGAACTGCACCTGGAGGTCGCGGTGGAGAAGCTGCGGCGCGACCGGGGCCTTGAGGTCACGGTCGGCCGTCCGCAGGTCGCGTACCGGGAGACGGTGACGAAGGGCGTCACCGGGCTGCTCCACCGTCATGTCAAACAGGACGGCGGCGCGGGCCAGTTCGCCCATGTCGTCATCGACGTCGAACCACTCGGCGAGGGAGAGGAGTTCGCGTTCACGTCGACCGTCACGGGCGGCCGGGTCCCGCAGGAGTACGTCCGCGCGGTCGAGGCCGGCTGCCGGGACGCGCTCGTCGAGGGTCCCCTCGGCGGTCACCCGGTGACCGGTGTCCGGGTCACGCTCACGGACGGCGCGACGCATGCGAAGGACTCCTCGGAGATGGCGTTCCGCACGGCGGGCAGGTTCGCGCTGCGCGAGGCGCTCCGCGCGAGCGTGATGACCCTCCTGGAGCCGGTGACCGACGTGACGGTCACCGTCCCCGCGGAGTCCGTCGGCTCGGTCCTCGGTGACCTCGCGGCCCGCCGCGGCCGGGTCACGGACCAGACGACCCGCTCCGGTACGGCGGTGGTGGAGGCGACGGTGCCGCTGGCCGAACTCTTCGGCTACGCGTCCCGCCTGCGCGGCCGCACCCAGGGCCGGGGCACGTTCACGACCCGCCCTGCGGGGTACGCCCCCGCACCCCGGGGTCAGGCCGACTGA
- a CDS encoding ATP-binding protein: MTSPVTREAPVTVRVFTQRFSSTPRGARLARRLALHQFDRWNIPYGSEVSDAAALLVAELAANAVTHGRVPGRDFELVLTCTTGLRLRIDVTDTRGERRPAAATPQPLDEGGRGLLLVGALASRWSVLDRVPVGKTVRAELDLDS; this comes from the coding sequence ATGACCTCCCCCGTGACCCGCGAAGCCCCCGTCACCGTACGTGTGTTCACCCAGCGCTTCAGCTCGACCCCGCGCGGCGCCCGCCTCGCCCGTCGGCTCGCTCTCCACCAGTTCGACCGCTGGAACATCCCGTACGGCTCCGAGGTCTCCGACGCCGCCGCGCTCCTCGTCGCCGAACTCGCCGCCAACGCCGTCACCCACGGCCGCGTCCCCGGGCGGGACTTCGAGCTGGTGCTCACCTGCACGACCGGACTGCGGCTGCGGATCGACGTCACCGACACCCGGGGTGAGCGCCGCCCCGCCGCCGCGACCCCGCAGCCCCTCGACGAGGGCGGGCGCGGCCTGCTCCTCGTCGGCGCGCTGGCCTCTCGGTGGTCGGTGCTCGACCGCGTACCGGTGGGGAAGACCGTACGGGCCGAGCTCGACCTCGACTCCTGA
- a CDS encoding helix-turn-helix domain-containing protein — protein MTDEVPKGSEPETSESLKAFGEVVKVFRKRAGLTQEQFAPQVGYSVPMVASIEQGRRLPSKEFVDRAEEVLDAFGALRAAAKHLTRKAGLAKWFEKWAELEPMAVTLYTYEPRLAPGLLQTTAYARTLFEKQLPAMSDDKIESNLAARMERTHILTVHPETIFSFVIEEHALRRQVATPEIMREQIDHILDLCERRNVDIQIMPQSRGHHAGLDGPLCLLETEENTWYAYSEGQGTGQLISDPKVVSILQQRYARMRTQALSVEATVSLLREIRGAL, from the coding sequence GTGACGGACGAGGTTCCGAAGGGAAGCGAACCGGAGACGTCGGAGAGCCTGAAGGCTTTCGGCGAGGTGGTCAAGGTCTTCCGGAAGCGGGCGGGCCTGACACAGGAACAGTTCGCCCCGCAGGTGGGCTACTCGGTCCCGATGGTCGCCTCGATCGAACAGGGGAGGCGCCTGCCGTCGAAGGAGTTCGTGGACCGCGCGGAGGAGGTGCTGGACGCGTTCGGCGCCCTCCGGGCGGCGGCCAAGCACCTGACGCGCAAGGCGGGTTTGGCGAAGTGGTTCGAGAAGTGGGCGGAGTTGGAGCCTATGGCGGTGACGCTGTATACCTACGAGCCTCGACTCGCGCCAGGGCTGCTCCAGACAACCGCATACGCCCGGACTCTCTTCGAGAAGCAGCTCCCGGCGATGAGCGATGACAAGATCGAGTCGAACCTGGCCGCCCGCATGGAGCGCACGCACATCCTCACGGTGCACCCGGAGACGATCTTCAGCTTCGTCATCGAGGAGCACGCGCTGCGCCGCCAAGTGGCCACCCCGGAGATCATGCGCGAGCAGATCGACCACATCCTCGACCTCTGCGAACGGCGCAACGTCGACATCCAGATCATGCCGCAATCGCGCGGACACCACGCGGGGCTCGACGGCCCCTTGTGCCTCCTGGAGACCGAGGAGAACACCTGGTACGCGTACAGCGAGGGCCAAGGCACCGGCCAGCTCATTTCCGACCCCAAAGTGGTCAGCATCCTCCAGCAGCGGTATGCCAGGATGCGGACACAGGCTCTGTCCGTAGAGGCGACCGTGAGCCTGTTGCGGGAGATCCGAGGAGCACTATGA
- a CDS encoding DUF397 domain-containing protein yields MSTTELAWFKSSYSTGDGGNCVEVALSWHKSTYSGGDGDNCVEVAACPSTVHVRDSKNPTGPQLALSPAAWSELLARLG; encoded by the coding sequence ATGAGCACGACTGAACTGGCCTGGTTCAAGAGCAGCTACAGCACCGGTGACGGCGGCAACTGCGTAGAAGTCGCCCTCTCCTGGCACAAGTCCACCTACAGCGGCGGCGACGGCGACAACTGCGTCGAGGTAGCCGCCTGCCCCTCCACCGTCCACGTCCGCGACTCCAAGAACCCCACCGGCCCCCAGCTCGCCCTGTCCCCCGCCGCCTGGAGCGAATTGCTCGCGCGGCTCGGCTGA
- a CDS encoding SDR family NAD(P)-dependent oxidoreductase translates to MSTTPGGYLSGLFSLEGRTALVTGGSSGIGRAIAGALARAGASVVVMARKEAELISTVDELTVDGCRAAWVSADLSTREGIKAGAEEAAAVFGEPDILVNSAGINLRPPFGDLSDEVWDTTMTVNLEAPFLLGRRFGPGMAERGFGRIIHITSQQAHRAFVQSGAYGVSKGALESLARSQAEAWSPYGVTANTLVPGFVMTPLNQRLSSDPEKVAALAARTMVGRNGLAEDFAGAAVFLASPSSAYVTGQSLFVDGGFSVH, encoded by the coding sequence ATGAGCACCACCCCCGGCGGTTACCTCTCCGGCCTCTTCTCCCTGGAAGGGCGTACCGCCCTCGTCACGGGTGGCAGCTCCGGCATCGGCCGGGCCATCGCGGGAGCGCTGGCCCGTGCCGGGGCGAGCGTGGTCGTGATGGCCCGCAAGGAGGCCGAACTCATCTCGACCGTCGACGAGTTGACCGTCGACGGCTGCCGGGCGGCCTGGGTGAGCGCCGACCTGAGCACCCGTGAGGGGATCAAGGCGGGGGCGGAAGAGGCGGCGGCCGTGTTCGGGGAGCCGGACATCCTGGTCAACTCCGCGGGCATCAACCTCCGGCCCCCGTTCGGCGACCTGAGCGACGAGGTCTGGGACACCACGATGACGGTGAACCTGGAGGCTCCGTTCCTCCTGGGCCGGCGCTTCGGCCCCGGCATGGCCGAGCGCGGCTTCGGCCGGATCATCCACATCACGTCCCAGCAGGCGCACCGCGCGTTCGTGCAGAGCGGTGCGTACGGGGTGTCCAAGGGCGCCCTGGAGTCGCTGGCCCGTTCGCAGGCGGAGGCCTGGTCCCCGTACGGCGTCACGGCCAACACCCTGGTCCCCGGCTTCGTGATGACCCCGCTCAACCAGCGGCTCTCCTCCGACCCGGAGAAGGTGGCCGCGCTCGCCGCCCGCACGATGGTGGGCCGCAACGGCCTCGCCGAGGACTTCGCGGGCGCGGCCGTCTTCCTGGCGAGCCCGTCGTCCGCGTACGTGACGGGCCAGTCCCTCTTCGTGGACGGCGGCTTCTCCGTCCACTGA
- a CDS encoding SUKH-3 domain-containing protein, with amino-acid sequence MTGVLTEAGWRPGRDAGDAAMLAVLITVTVGAELFPAAERALREFHGLHVHPAADGGREVAAIGSVVDPREARLDVPSLNRLADSLGVRLFPFGRTDTDAPLAVDAHGRLLMLGPGGPWLLGETVHDGLSALATGIAPVRLRAPRWRFPLPGRPADLDAAVRAVLVAVFVLHSTGVFSARRVRLRATTLRGVGVVAVDEEFKLGRGSLESNAEPLTEAMTARLDAAGVRAGGCELVLTLPVPSGTEGPSATVECAVTVGSSADGPALTLSAGPSASFDPTAKTLGACAQALADWSGTLTDAAAR; translated from the coding sequence ATGACGGGCGTCCTGACGGAGGCGGGCTGGCGGCCCGGCCGTGACGCGGGGGACGCCGCCATGCTGGCCGTCCTCATCACGGTGACGGTCGGCGCGGAACTGTTCCCGGCCGCCGAGCGGGCCCTGCGCGAGTTCCACGGCCTGCACGTCCACCCCGCCGCCGACGGCGGCCGGGAGGTCGCCGCGATCGGCAGCGTCGTCGACCCCCGCGAGGCCCGCCTCGACGTCCCGTCCCTGAACCGGCTCGCCGACTCCCTCGGCGTACGGCTCTTCCCCTTCGGCCGTACGGACACGGACGCGCCGCTCGCGGTCGACGCACACGGCCGGCTCCTCATGCTCGGCCCCGGCGGGCCCTGGCTCCTCGGCGAGACGGTCCACGACGGTCTGTCGGCGCTCGCCACCGGGATCGCGCCGGTACGGCTCCGGGCCCCCCGGTGGCGCTTCCCGCTGCCCGGCCGTCCGGCCGATCTCGACGCGGCCGTACGGGCCGTGCTCGTCGCCGTGTTCGTCCTGCACAGCACGGGTGTGTTCAGCGCCCGCCGGGTACGCCTGCGGGCGACGACCCTGCGGGGGGTCGGCGTCGTCGCGGTGGACGAGGAGTTCAAGCTGGGCCGGGGGTCGTTGGAGAGCAACGCGGAACCGCTGACGGAGGCGATGACCGCCCGGCTCGACGCCGCCGGCGTGCGCGCGGGCGGCTGCGAGCTGGTCCTGACTCTCCCGGTCCCCTCCGGTACGGAGGGGCCGTCGGCCACGGTGGAGTGCGCCGTGACGGTGGGCAGTTCGGCCGACGGCCCCGCCCTGACCCTGTCCGCCGGCCCGTCCGCGTCCTTCGACCCCACGGCGAAGACCCTTGGCGCCTGCGCCCAGGCCCTCGCCGACTGGTCCGGAACCCTGACCGACGCCGCCGCTCGCTGA
- a CDS encoding YwqJ-related putative deaminase has protein sequence MSDLIPGTAASLLIHGTITSHTNLTGDGEPHLHPAVREFFDGLPPALRVPFIGYCAESALVSDELFGLDRQRGDDRTVTLDEAASHFAGAALVARKIRPHGDPEHGTEADVCRSCSALLDRLGISILHDQT, from the coding sequence ATGTCTGACCTGATTCCCGGAACGGCGGCCTCGCTGCTCATCCACGGCACCATCACCAGCCACACCAACCTCACCGGCGACGGCGAGCCCCACCTCCACCCCGCCGTGCGGGAGTTCTTCGACGGGCTCCCGCCCGCCCTGCGCGTGCCCTTCATCGGCTACTGCGCCGAGTCCGCCCTCGTCTCCGACGAGCTCTTCGGCCTCGACCGGCAGCGGGGCGACGACCGGACGGTCACCCTGGACGAGGCGGCATCGCACTTCGCGGGCGCCGCGCTCGTCGCCCGCAAGATCCGCCCGCACGGCGACCCCGAGCACGGCACCGAGGCCGACGTCTGCCGCTCGTGCTCCGCGCTCCTCGACCGGCTGGGGATCTCGATCCTCCACGATCAGACATGA
- a CDS encoding SUKH-3 domain-containing protein yields the protein MPHLNTPEDVDAWFRDHGWFPGRDVAGTVPAMVDEITGQYREAGFPVEPFEAATAFLAEHGGLRLTIDAAREDYLYFTPYLGFRSAPAEVAELSRELGVRLFPVGLDGSEGSPVLIDERGRFFFVHHTGAYYMGADKHEAMIGLAHAPMQDAEDFYV from the coding sequence ATGCCGCACTTGAACACCCCGGAGGACGTCGACGCCTGGTTCCGGGACCACGGATGGTTCCCGGGACGGGACGTGGCCGGCACCGTGCCGGCGATGGTCGACGAGATCACCGGGCAGTACCGGGAGGCCGGGTTCCCCGTGGAGCCCTTCGAGGCCGCGACCGCCTTCCTCGCCGAGCACGGCGGACTGCGTCTCACCATCGACGCCGCGCGAGAGGACTACCTCTACTTCACCCCCTACCTCGGCTTCCGGTCCGCCCCGGCGGAGGTCGCCGAACTGAGCCGCGAACTCGGCGTCCGGCTCTTCCCGGTCGGCCTCGACGGCTCGGAGGGCTCGCCCGTGCTCATCGACGAACGGGGCCGGTTCTTCTTCGTGCACCACACCGGCGCCTACTACATGGGCGCTGACAAGCACGAGGCGATGATCGGTCTCGCCCACGCCCCCATGCAGGACGCGGAGGACTTCTATGTCTGA
- a CDS encoding YwqJ-related putative deaminase: MTPPPPWHGSSAGNMRHHRTDPLDVSHLTPEQQREALVQEARDLANKARKADPENPNDPKHKIDLAKTHFPPGTNLLDGSCSGSLLHDGVVTSHSSATKGAGQKTPDLHPAMKSIYDDVERQIKADGGFPGAGHGKCAEANLVSDRLRQLDPDGTGISSVDHVRDAMRGSQVYSVQIGEQIKPHPLGHGEYKPPCRSCAIAMDMAGVTAYAG; the protein is encoded by the coding sequence ATGACCCCGCCCCCGCCGTGGCACGGCAGCTCCGCCGGTAACATGAGGCACCACCGGACGGACCCGCTCGACGTCAGCCACCTCACCCCCGAGCAGCAGCGCGAGGCGCTCGTCCAGGAGGCCCGAGACCTGGCGAACAAGGCGCGCAAGGCCGACCCCGAGAACCCGAACGACCCCAAACACAAGATCGACTTGGCCAAGACCCACTTCCCGCCCGGTACGAACCTCCTCGACGGATCGTGCTCCGGCAGCCTCCTGCACGACGGAGTCGTCACCAGCCACTCCAGTGCCACCAAGGGGGCGGGCCAGAAGACCCCGGACCTCCACCCCGCCATGAAGTCGATCTACGACGACGTCGAACGGCAGATCAAGGCCGACGGAGGTTTCCCCGGCGCGGGTCACGGCAAATGCGCCGAGGCGAACCTCGTCTCGGACCGGCTCCGGCAGCTGGACCCCGACGGCACCGGGATCTCCTCGGTCGACCACGTCCGCGACGCCATGCGCGGATCGCAGGTCTACAGCGTGCAGATCGGCGAACAGATCAAACCTCACCCCCTCGGCCACGGCGAGTACAAGCCGCCGTGCCGGTCCTGCGCGATCGCCATGGACATGGCCGGCGTCACGGCGTACGCCGGATAA
- the msrB gene encoding peptide-methionine (R)-S-oxide reductase MsrB, translating into MAYDVEKPDEQWRAELTPAEYQVLRQAGTEPAFRGEYTDTTTQGVYSCRACGAELFTSNEKFESHCGWPSFFDPKDSSAVELIDDRSHGMVRTEVRCSRCGSHLGHVFEGEGYPTPTDQRYCINSISLRLEPGES; encoded by the coding sequence ATGGCGTACGACGTCGAGAAGCCGGACGAGCAGTGGCGTGCGGAGCTGACCCCGGCGGAGTACCAGGTGCTGCGCCAGGCGGGCACCGAGCCCGCCTTCCGGGGTGAGTACACCGACACCACCACCCAGGGCGTGTACTCCTGCCGGGCCTGTGGCGCGGAGCTGTTCACGTCGAACGAGAAGTTCGAGTCGCACTGCGGCTGGCCGTCCTTCTTCGACCCGAAGGACAGCTCCGCCGTCGAGCTGATCGACGACCGCTCCCACGGCATGGTCCGCACCGAGGTCCGCTGCTCCCGCTGCGGCTCCCACCTTGGCCATGTCTTCGAGGGCGAGGGCTACCCCACCCCGACGGACCAGCGGTACTGCATCAACTCGATCTCGCTGCGGCTGGAGCCCGGCGAGAGCTGA